The genomic window AACGCTTAATAGCGACTTAAATATAGATGGTCAATTAACCGGACAAGTTGAATTATTGCTAGCTCAAGAATACTTTGTTGGCGATGCCAAGCAGATTAAGGTGCCTCGTCAACAATACCCGGTTAACACCGAAATTATGCATTCAGTTCGTTATGTTGGGATTGATCAAAAGGGTGAAACCACTATTCCGCAACGAATGAAAGAGTTGCGTTATATGACAAAAACGCAATTATTAAATGACTCGGCAATAGATAGTGCTTATCGGCGAGAGCGAAAAGAGAAACTTGATGAACAATTACCCAGTTACATCCGTGTTAAAGACCGTGGTTTTAATAATAAATTTGGCTGGCTTATTCAAGGCTACATAGAAGATTATAATGGTGAGTTACGACCTCAGTCTTATGAAGAAACTTTCTACTGCATGGGTTGTCACTCCGCTATAGGTACCACTATTGATCAAACGTTTGCTTTTCCAAGAAAAGTAACTGGACGAGCAGGTTGGGGCTATATTAATTTAAAAGGCATGAAAGATGCACCATCGAAAGGACAGCAAGAGGGGGAGATTTTACAATATCTGCAAATTAATGGTGGCGGTAATGAGTTTCGAGAAAACACGGAAATGCACAGCAAGTGGTATAACAAAGATGGCTCTGTTAATAAGGAAAAAGTAAAGCAAGCGGACGTTTATGCCTTAATTACCCCGTCCAAGCAACGTGCTTATGCGATGAATAAAGCCTATACCCAAATTGTCAGAACGCAGAGTTTTATTCATGGCCGCGATGTCAATATTACGCCTGCAATTAACGTTCATAAAACAATCGATGAATCAGTTGCACCATTAGAGCCAGAGCATCGAGTAGAAGGGTGGGATATTCGTTTAGATTGGTCAGATAAAGCGATAAATTAAAAAATAGTCCTATAATTCATTATTGCTTTGTGTCGCATAAATTGACTTTTAATTAATGGAAACTCACCTTTGTAAAGGGCTATTTTATTTAACATCTAGCCCTTTTATAAGAGTTAAGCGTAATTTATAGCGGGCTGTTCAATAATTTTTATGATGTTTTTTTGATCTGTTATCGAATCACAATGCGTATAAAAATGACAATAACCAGATAAAATAATTTAGCTTAATGACCATTTTTTTTGGTTTAATATTGTTCGATACAAGGCTTTTATTTGAGTTGTTGTGCTAGCTATTCAAACAGTTGTTTGGAGTTAGAGCTCTAAAATAGTACTTGGAAAATCAGCCTAGCTGTTCTATCTTCTCTTTACAAAATGTGTTTTTTTTGGTATTTTTACACCACTTTTTTGATTGGTAAGACCAATTTACCTCTTGGTTTTTAGAAGATTTACAAAGAAAGTTTAATCACTTTTTAGTTATATCTAACTCTAGGCCAATAAAACTATAGGTTAAGCTGTTAGTTATGACATTGTCAGGTATCCAAAAGCCAGTTAAGCAAGCAAAATTGTCGGATGTAATTTTACGACAATTAGAGGCCTTGATTCTTGAAGGTAGCTTGCAAGCAGGTGAAAAATTACCACCTGAACGAGAGTTAGCAAAACAATTTGATGTTTCTCGACCCTCATTACGCGAAGCTATTCAAAAGTTAGAAGCTAAAGGCTTAGTAAATCGTCGCCAAGGTGGTGGCACATTTGTTAGTGACCAAATTTTATCAGGCTTGTCTGATCCGTTATTTGAGTTAATGTCGAAAAGTAAAGAGTCGCAATTTGATCTCTTAGAGTTTCGTCATGGTATTGAAGGGATGTCATCATATTATGCGGCGATGCGAGGCACGGAAAATGATTTTGCTGAAATACAGAAAAAGCATGACGGTATTGGCAATGCCCAGTTAGAAAATGATTTACGTTTAGAGGCTGAGGCTATATTCGACTTTTATCTTGCTATATGTGCGGCGTCACACAATGCGGTCACTTTGCACTTAGCGCGAAGTATGTCGAGTTTGTTGATTGATAATATTGAGCAAAATCTTACTGTCTTAGCTAAGCGCCCAGATATATTTGCGCAAATGGCTGAATTTAGAAAACGCTTGTTAGACGCAATTATTAGTGGTCAGCCACAAAAAGCTTGGGGGGCAAGTCACCGTCACCTCGCTTTTATAGAAGAAGTGCTACTAAAAATGTCACAAGAAGATAGTCGCATGGAAAGATCAATGCGCAGAATGCAACGTAGTGAATATTAATGGCTATTACGTTGCAAAATAAAATTTAGAAAATAACTGTTTAACGTTAATCAAAGCATGTAAATATGCAAAAGTTGACTATCTTTAAACACAGAAATTTAACTTATAGCTATCATCATTTAAGATGTTGACGTTTAGTGTGAGTGCAAAATTATAGATACAAGGCATTTGTTTGCAGCAATGGTTTGCTATTGCAACAATGAGTAACGCCGTAGTGCTAGTTTTGAAACGCAATAAACCTGCATATAGAGTAATGATGACTATATATACTTACTAACTATTGGAAACTAAGTAATTATGTCTGAGCTCCCAAAAATTGATTTAGATTCATTGGAAACCCAAGAGTGGTTGGAATCTATGGATTCTATTCTGGAAAATGAAGGTCCAGATCGTGCACATTTCATTTTAGAAAAACTTATTGACCGCGCTCGTCGCAGTGGCACACATTTACCTTTTGAAGCAAAAACAGCTTATGTAAATACCATACCTCCTGGGCAAGAGCCTAATATGCCAGGTGATCAAACGATTGAAGCGCGCATTCGTGCAGCTATCCGTTGGAACGCTTTAGTTCTGGTACTTCGTGCGTCGAAAAAAGATTTAGACTTAGGTGGACATATTGGCAGTTTTGCTTCTTCTGCGATGTTATACGATGTCGGTTTTAATCACTTCTTTAGAGCGGCTTCTGACAAAGACGGTGGTGACTTTATTTTCGCGCAAGGACATATCTCTCCAGGTATTTATGCGCGTGCCTTTATGGAAGGTCGTTTAACTGAATCTCAAATGGATAACTTTCGTCAAGAATGTGATGGTAAAGGGTTATCTTCTTATCCTCACCCTCATTTGATGAAAGATTTCTGGCAGTTCCCAACGGTTTCTATGGGACTAGGTCCATTACAAGCCATTTATACTGCGCGTTTCCTTAAATATTTAACCGATCGTGGTATCAAAGATTGTTCAGCACAACGCGTTTACTGTTATTTAGGTGATGGCGAGACTGATGAGCCAGAATCATTAGGTGCTATTGGTTTAGCTTCGCGTGAAGGTTTAGATAACTTAACATTTGTTATTAACTGTAACTTACAGCGTTTAGATGGCCCTGTTCGTGGTAATGGCAAAATTATTCAAGAGCTTGAAGGTACTTTCCGTGGCGCTGGCTGGGAAGTCGTTAAAGTTATTTGGGGTTCTTACTGGGATGCCCTTATTGCCCGTGACACTTCAGGTAAACTTTTACAACTTATGGAAGAAACGGTTGACGGTGAATACCAAAACTGTAAAGCCAAGGGTGGTAAATATACCCGTGAGAACTTTTTCAATAAATACCCTGAGACAGCGGCATTGGTTGCCAATATGTCTGATGAAGATATTTATCGTTTGAATCGTGGTGGCCATGATCCGGTTAAAGTTTACGCCGCTTATAAAAAAGCGATAGAAACTAAAGGTCGTCCAACTGTCATTCTAGCAAAAACAGTAAAAGGTTTTGGTTTAGGTGCCTCAGGCGAAGCATTGAATGTTGCTCATAACGTGAAGAAAATGGATGTTGAGTCTATTAAGCTTTACCGTGATCGTTTCAATATGCCGATCAATGATGATGAAATTGCTGATTTGCCTTTCTATCGATTCCCTGAAGACAGCGAAGAGTTCAAGTACATGAAAGCGCGTCGTGAAGCGTTAGGGGGTTCTTTACCGGCTCGTCGTGTACAAGCAGATGAAACGTTAGAAATCCCATCTCTTAAAGTCTTTGACGCAATATTGAAAGGCTCTGGTGATCGTGAAGTTTCTTCAACAATGACCTTTGTTCGTGTATTGAATGCACTATTAAAAGATAAAAAAATAGGCAAGCGTATCGTGCCTATTATCCCTGATGAAGCGCGTACTTTTGGTATGGAAGGTTTATTCCGCCAAGTGGGTATTTACGCAAACGAAGGGCAAAAATACATTCCTCAAGATGCTGACCAAGTTGCTTATTATCGTGAAGATAAAAAAGGTCAGGTTTTACAAGAAGGTATTAATGAATTAGGTGCTATGGCGTCTTGGGTTGCAGCGGGTACGTCTTACTCTACTTGTAATGCGACAACAATCCCATTTTACATCTACTACTCTATGTTTGGTTTCCAACGTGTTGGTGACTTAGCTTGGGCAGCGGGTGATAGCCAAGCAAAAGGCTTTTTACTAGGCGCTACTGCCGGTCGAACAACCTTGAATGGTGAAGGTTTACAACATCAAGATGGTCACTCACATGTGCAAGCAGGTTTGATCCCTAATTGTGTGACGTACGATCCTACCTATGGTTATGAAATATCGGTTATTGTGCGTGAAGGTTTACGTCGCATGTATGAAGAAAATGAAAATATTTTCTTTTACTTAACCTTGATGAACGAAAACTATAAACATCCGGCGATGCCTGAAAATAAAAATGTTGAAGAGCAAATAATTAAAGGTATTTACAAGCTTGAAACGGTAGCAGCGAAGAAAGCTTCGAAAAAACCAAAAGTTAACGTGCAGTTGATGGGCTCAGGCACTATCTTGGAAAAGGTACGTGAAGCGGCACAAATTTTAAGTGCTGATTACGGTATTTCAAGTGATGTTTACTCAGTAACTTCATTCAATGAATTAGCCCGTGACGGTCAAGATGTTGCACGCTGGAATATGCTTCACCCAGAAAGTAAGCAAAAACAAGCGTACATTTCTAACGTTATTACCAAAGAAAATGGTCCTGCAATTGCAGCAACTGATTATATTAAAAACTATTCAGAGCAAGTGCGTGCCTACATAGACACCGAATACCGCTGTTTAGGTACCGATGGTTTTGGTCGCAGTGACAGTCGCGCTAATTTACGTACTCACTTTGAAGTGAATGCTGCTTATATTGTTGTTGCGGCGTTATTTGAGTTAGCTAACCGTGGTGATGTTGAGCGTTCAGTAGTTACTGAAGCGATTAAACGCTTTGATATTGACACTGAAAAACTTAACCCACTTTACGCATAAGCAGACTAGGAGATTTAATATGTCAGATAGTCAAAAAATTCTAGTCCCTGATGTTGGTGGCGACGAAGTAGAAATTATTGAAATTTGTTTTGCTGTTGGTGATTCAATCGAAGCAGACGAAGGAATTGTTACCGTTGAAACTGATAAAGCATCAATGGACATCCCTGCACCATTTGCTGGAAAGTTATCGGCATTATTGGTCAGTGTCGGCGATAAGATTAAAGAAGGTGATGTGATTGCTGAAATGACATCATCGCAAGCAGCACCCGAAACGGCTGAAGCTACAGAGGAAACTACAGACGAAGCGCCAGCAGAAGCTGTAGAAGAAACGGTTGCAGAAGTTGAGTCAACTCCTGCACCTGCTAAGGCGGCGGTATCAGCAGAAAGTGAAATTATTGATATTGCCGTGCCTGATATTGGTGAAGACGGCGAAGTTGAAATTATCGACGTTTTAGTGAGTGTTGGTGATGTTATTGAAGTTGAAGATGGTTTAATCACCTTAGAAACAGATAAAGCGACGATGGATGTGCCTTCGTCACATGCGGGTACCGTTAAAGAAGTATTGGTTAGCGTTGGTGGCAAAGTAAAGCAGGGCGCTATTGTTATTAAGCTTGAAACATCAAGTGGCTCACCAGTTGAAGTCGCTGCTCCTGCTCCTGTTGCTGAAGAAGTTGCTGAAGCACCAAAAGCTAAACCCGCACCACAAAAGGCTGCTCCTGTTCCGCATCATCCACAAGCGGGCACAGTGGCTTCATCGGGTAGTATCTATACTTCGCCATCGATTCGCCGTATTGCACGTGAATATGGTGTTGATTTAACCTTAGTTAAAGGAACGGGCAGAAAAAGTCGTATTTTAAAAGAAGACGTACAGTCTTACGTGAAATACGAACTGTCTCGACCTAAAGCTAACGCGGGTAGCTCTGTTGCTGCGGGTGAGGGTGGCTTACAGGTCGTCAGTGCTAAGGCTATCGATTTCTCGAAATTTGGCGAAATTGAAACGAAAGCACTTACGCGTATTCAAAAAATATCAGGTCCATTTCTTCATCGTAATTGGGTAACTATTCCACATGTTACTCAATTTGATGAAGCTGATATCACTAATGTTGAAGCGTTTCGTAAAGAACAAAATGTTATTTGTGAAAAGAAAAAGCTAGGCTTTAAGATCACACCATTAGTCTTTATTTTAAAAGCGGTTGCTGATGCTTTACGTGAATTCCCTGCGTTTAACTCAAGTTTGAGTGAAGACGGAGAAAGCTTAATTCTCAAGAAATACATTCACATTGGTGTTGCTGTTGATACGCCTAATGGTTTAGTCGTTCCGGTAGTTCGTGATGTCGACCAAAAAGGTATTCATCAACTCTCTCGTGAACTTCTAGAAATTAGCATGAAAGCACGAGATGGCAAATTGAAAGCGACCGATATGCAAGGTGGATGTTTTACTATTTCTAGCCTTGGTGGTATTGGTGGTACAGCATTCACGCCGATTGTTAATGCTCCAGAAGTGGCAATTTTAGGTGTTTCAAAATCAGAAATAAAACCTAAGTGGAATGGTAAGGATTTTGAGCCTAAACTTATGTTGCCATTATCAATGTCGTACGACCATCGTGTTATTGACGGTGCCTTAGCCGCGCGCTTTACGGTACACTTAGCCAGTGTAATGTCTGATATTCGTCAATTGATCTTATAATTGATAGAGTCTTTGACGCTAAGATAAAAGTGAGTAGGCAGAAATGCTTCTCACTTTTTACTACTTTGGTCAAAGAAGGCGCGATTAAAGATGGTACTTTGGTAGGAGTTTAAGTAAAATTCCGCCCAGTAAAGTATAAATAATATTATATTTGTGGCTTTCCATATTGGCGAAGCGATAAATGACAAAACAACAAGTTAATTGAGGTAAACATGAGTAACGAAATTAAAACTCAAGTAGTAGTATTAGGTTCAGGCCCTGGTGGTTATTCAGCGGCATTCCGTGCTGCAGATTTAGGTTTAGATGTAGTCTTAATTGAAAGCCGAAAAACATTAGGTGGCGTTTGTTTAAATGTGGGTTGTATCCCATCAAAAGCATTACTTCATGTTGCTAAAGTTATTGATGATGCAGCTGCGATGGCTTCTCACGGAGTTACATTTGGTAAGCCAGAAATTAATTTAGATAAAATTCGTGACTGGAAAGATAGCGTAGTTTCCCAACTTACTGGCGGCTTAGGTGGAATGTCTAAAGCGCGTAAAGTGACTACAGTTTACGGTTACGGCAAGTTCACTTCAGATAAAACCATTGAAGTTGAAGGCAATGACGGCGAGAAAACGACGGTTACTTTTGATAATGCTATTATCGCCGCAGGTTCTTCTGTTATCGACTTACCTTTTATTCCAAATGATGACCCACGCGTTATAGATTCAACCGGCGCTCTAGAACTTCATGACATTCCTGATGAAATGTTAGTATTGGGTGGTGGTATTATCGGTCTAGAAATGGGTACGGTATACAGAGCTTTAGGCGCTAATGTTTCAGTGGTTGAATTTGCTGATCAATTAGTACCAGCTGCAGATAAAGACATTGTTAAAATTTATACTAATTTCAACAAGAAAAACTTCAACATAATGTTATCTACTAAAGTGGTTGCCGTTGAAGCTAAAGTTGACGGTTTGTATGTGACTTTTGAAGGTAAAAAAGCACCAGCAGAACCTGTACGTTACGACAAAATTTTAGTGGCTGTTGGCCGTAAGCCAAATGGTCATTTAGTTGCTGCTGACAAAGCAGGTGTTAACGTTGATGAACGTGGTTTTATCAATGTAACGAATGAACTACGTACTAACGTTCCACATATTTTTGCTATTGGTGATGTTGTTGGTCAACCTATGCTGGCACATAAAGCGGTTCATGAAGCGCATTGTGCAGCAGAAGTTATCTCAGGTAAGAAACATACCTTTGAACCACGTTGTATCCCTTCTGTTGCTTACACTGATCCTGAAATGGCTTGGACTGGCGTAACAGAGACTGAAGCTAAAGAGCAAGGTTTAAACATTGAAGTAGCTAACTTCCCTTGGGCGGCTTCTGGTCGTGCTATCGCTTCTGGCCGTACCGAAGGTAAAACTAAGTTAATCTTTGAAAAAGAAACGGGCCGTATTCTTGGTGGTGCCATTGTTGGTATCAACGCGGGCGAAATGTTGGGCGAAATTTGTTTAGCCGTTGAAATGGGTGCTGATGCAGAAGACATCGGCTTAACCATTCATGCTCATCCAACATTAAATGAATCTATTGGCTTAGCGGCTGAAATTTTTGAAGGTTCAATTACTGATTTACCTAATGCAAAAGCGGTAAAGAAAAAGAAATAATCATTGTTTTTAAATAAACGATAAACTTGCATTTATGCTGAAATGCCATTCACTATTGATAGTGAATGGCATTTTTTATGGGCTATTGTTTTAGTTAGCGCTTAATCTTTACTGAACTAAGTACCTAAGCCACAACTCACCAAAGCTATTTAGTGAGAGTCAGCGATATACCTTTTTACCTTCGTTTTTTGATCATTATTATCAGTCATCTATTTTTCAATAACCAACGTCGTTATTAGTTTGGTCTGACTTTATTATAAATATGGCAAGTTTACTGGCAATTTTGTAAATAATTTGTAAAGATATAGGTAAATGATTTTTATCGTATCATCGATAATGACAACTACCGTTAATCAACAAGTCGCTAGGATGCAATAATGAAAAAAATAATAATCACTATTCTATTGCTCAGCGTGACCTTCTTAAGTCATGCCGAAAAGCAAACGTTAACCTACAAGGAGTTTGGTCACTTACCTATAATTCAAGAACCTACCGTATCACCAGATGGTAAACATATTGCTGGAATATTTAACAGTGAAGATGGTCCGTCGGTTGTGATGAGTGACTTTGGCTCAAATAGCATTATAAAACTTGTTAGCCTTAAAAAGTCTAAAGACAGAATAGACTCGGTTATGTGGGCAAATAATGAACGTTTGTTGGTATCATCGAGTTACTCTAAAAAGCAATGGGGTGATAGATTTCGAGTTAATCGATTATTTTCGGTTAACATTGACGGCAGTAACTTGATTGAATTAAATCGTGCAGCAAACCTTCGCAGTTTAACGGGTGCAGAAATCGCTATGTATGATTTAAACAGCTCTCAACAAGTTGTTTCGTTATTAAAAGCAGAAAAAGAATTTGTATTATTGCAGATGTACTCTCCTAAAGATAAAGGTCAATCTGTCTATAAAGTTAATATTTATGAAAATAAGTTTGAAAAGTTATTCGTTAATAAATATGACGTTTATAGTTGGGTTGCCAATAAAGCGGGTGATGTCGTCTTGGGTGTAGGCTCTGACGATTATGACAGTACGATTACGAATATATGGTACAGAAAAGACAATAATGATGAGTGGAAGTTATTACACTCTAAAAAAGCGTTCGAAGGTGAAACTTTTTCTCCTATTTTGGTTAGTGATGATAAGGCGATTGTTATCTCTGATCACAAGATACACAGAGACGCACTTTGGCAATATGATATTAAGTCGGGAGCCTACGATAAGCTATTATATGCTAATGATAACTATGATGTAGAAGGTGCTATTTTTAATGCGGATAGAAATGAAGTTATTGGTGCTATTTATTTTGAGCACTACCGTAAGAATCATTTTTTTACTGATGCTGACACTGAAATCTATAACATTGTAAAAAATAGTTTCAAGCAATACCAAGCCAGTATTTATAGTATGAGCAAAGATAAAAAGAAAATTTTAGTGGCTGCTCAGCGAGATAATTCACCCCCTAAGTTTTTTTGGTTAGATTTGGCTAATAAATCGGGTGGTTTTTGGATCAGTCAATACCCCTATTTAGAAGGCAAGCCGCTGGCTAGTGTTCAACCGTTTCAATTTGAAGCATCTGATGGCATGTCATTGCACGGGTATTTAACGTTGCCAACAACGCCAATGAGTAATAATAAAAAACCCCCCTTGATTATTCATCCTCATGGCGGTCCACAATCAAGAGATTACCAATACTTTAGTCCGTTTGTGCAATACTTTGCCAGTAAAGGTTATGCCGTACTACAAGTTAACTTTCGTGGCTCTACCGGCTTTAGTAACGCTTATCAAACCGCTGGTTACCAACAGTGGGGTAAACGTATGCAAGATGATATTTATGAAGCGATAGACTGGTTAGCTGAGACGGAACTGGTTGATACTAATAATAGCTGTATCGTTGGCGCTAGCTACGGTGGTTATGTGGCATTAACGGCGGCATTTCAAAGGCCCAAGCAATTTAAATGTATTGCCAGTATCGCTGGGATTGGTGACTTACTTGAGTTAGCAAAAGATAAATACAGATACGAATCTAAACGACCTTTTATTGATAAAACTATTGGTAACCCAACGGACGATAAAACTATTGCCAGTCTTAAAGCGACTTCTGCAATTAACTATCTTAAGCAGATCAAAGCACCGATATTATTAATTCATGGTAAACATGATACTCAGGTAAGATTTAGCCAATCTGACGATTTTTATGATGCGGCTAAAGACGCTGATTTAGATATCGATTTTGTTGAGTTTGCCAATGGTACACATTACCTCGATGAAAATGAAAATCGCATAGAAGCATTTAAGGTGGTGGGTGAATTCTTAGACAAGCACTTGTAAGTGCTTGA from Colwellia sp. PAMC 20917 includes these protein-coding regions:
- the aceF gene encoding dihydrolipoyllysine-residue acetyltransferase, with the translated sequence MSDSQKILVPDVGGDEVEIIEICFAVGDSIEADEGIVTVETDKASMDIPAPFAGKLSALLVSVGDKIKEGDVIAEMTSSQAAPETAEATEETTDEAPAEAVEETVAEVESTPAPAKAAVSAESEIIDIAVPDIGEDGEVEIIDVLVSVGDVIEVEDGLITLETDKATMDVPSSHAGTVKEVLVSVGGKVKQGAIVIKLETSSGSPVEVAAPAPVAEEVAEAPKAKPAPQKAAPVPHHPQAGTVASSGSIYTSPSIRRIAREYGVDLTLVKGTGRKSRILKEDVQSYVKYELSRPKANAGSSVAAGEGGLQVVSAKAIDFSKFGEIETKALTRIQKISGPFLHRNWVTIPHVTQFDEADITNVEAFRKEQNVICEKKKLGFKITPLVFILKAVADALREFPAFNSSLSEDGESLILKKYIHIGVAVDTPNGLVVPVVRDVDQKGIHQLSRELLEISMKARDGKLKATDMQGGCFTISSLGGIGGTAFTPIVNAPEVAILGVSKSEIKPKWNGKDFEPKLMLPLSMSYDHRVIDGALAARFTVHLASVMSDIRQLIL
- the pdhR gene encoding pyruvate dehydrogenase complex transcriptional repressor PdhR; translation: MQKPVKQAKLSDVILRQLEALILEGSLQAGEKLPPERELAKQFDVSRPSLREAIQKLEAKGLVNRRQGGGTFVSDQILSGLSDPLFELMSKSKESQFDLLEFRHGIEGMSSYYAAMRGTENDFAEIQKKHDGIGNAQLENDLRLEAEAIFDFYLAICAASHNAVTLHLARSMSSLLIDNIEQNLTVLAKRPDIFAQMAEFRKRLLDAIISGQPQKAWGASHRHLAFIEEVLLKMSQEDSRMERSMRRMQRSEY
- the aceE gene encoding pyruvate dehydrogenase (acetyl-transferring), homodimeric type, yielding MSELPKIDLDSLETQEWLESMDSILENEGPDRAHFILEKLIDRARRSGTHLPFEAKTAYVNTIPPGQEPNMPGDQTIEARIRAAIRWNALVLVLRASKKDLDLGGHIGSFASSAMLYDVGFNHFFRAASDKDGGDFIFAQGHISPGIYARAFMEGRLTESQMDNFRQECDGKGLSSYPHPHLMKDFWQFPTVSMGLGPLQAIYTARFLKYLTDRGIKDCSAQRVYCYLGDGETDEPESLGAIGLASREGLDNLTFVINCNLQRLDGPVRGNGKIIQELEGTFRGAGWEVVKVIWGSYWDALIARDTSGKLLQLMEETVDGEYQNCKAKGGKYTRENFFNKYPETAALVANMSDEDIYRLNRGGHDPVKVYAAYKKAIETKGRPTVILAKTVKGFGLGASGEALNVAHNVKKMDVESIKLYRDRFNMPINDDEIADLPFYRFPEDSEEFKYMKARREALGGSLPARRVQADETLEIPSLKVFDAILKGSGDREVSSTMTFVRVLNALLKDKKIGKRIVPIIPDEARTFGMEGLFRQVGIYANEGQKYIPQDADQVAYYREDKKGQVLQEGINELGAMASWVAAGTSYSTCNATTIPFYIYYSMFGFQRVGDLAWAAGDSQAKGFLLGATAGRTTLNGEGLQHQDGHSHVQAGLIPNCVTYDPTYGYEISVIVREGLRRMYEENENIFFYLTLMNENYKHPAMPENKNVEEQIIKGIYKLETVAAKKASKKPKVNVQLMGSGTILEKVREAAQILSADYGISSDVYSVTSFNELARDGQDVARWNMLHPESKQKQAYISNVITKENGPAIAATDYIKNYSEQVRAYIDTEYRCLGTDGFGRSDSRANLRTHFEVNAAYIVVAALFELANRGDVERSVVTEAIKRFDIDTEKLNPLYA
- the lpdA gene encoding dihydrolipoyl dehydrogenase, whose product is MSNEIKTQVVVLGSGPGGYSAAFRAADLGLDVVLIESRKTLGGVCLNVGCIPSKALLHVAKVIDDAAAMASHGVTFGKPEINLDKIRDWKDSVVSQLTGGLGGMSKARKVTTVYGYGKFTSDKTIEVEGNDGEKTTVTFDNAIIAAGSSVIDLPFIPNDDPRVIDSTGALELHDIPDEMLVLGGGIIGLEMGTVYRALGANVSVVEFADQLVPAADKDIVKIYTNFNKKNFNIMLSTKVVAVEAKVDGLYVTFEGKKAPAEPVRYDKILVAVGRKPNGHLVAADKAGVNVDERGFINVTNELRTNVPHIFAIGDVVGQPMLAHKAVHEAHCAAEVISGKKHTFEPRCIPSVAYTDPEMAWTGVTETEAKEQGLNIEVANFPWAASGRAIASGRTEGKTKLIFEKETGRILGGAIVGINAGEMLGEICLAVEMGADAEDIGLTIHAHPTLNESIGLAAEIFEGSITDLPNAKAVKKKK
- a CDS encoding alpha/beta hydrolase family protein; protein product: MKKIIITILLLSVTFLSHAEKQTLTYKEFGHLPIIQEPTVSPDGKHIAGIFNSEDGPSVVMSDFGSNSIIKLVSLKKSKDRIDSVMWANNERLLVSSSYSKKQWGDRFRVNRLFSVNIDGSNLIELNRAANLRSLTGAEIAMYDLNSSQQVVSLLKAEKEFVLLQMYSPKDKGQSVYKVNIYENKFEKLFVNKYDVYSWVANKAGDVVLGVGSDDYDSTITNIWYRKDNNDEWKLLHSKKAFEGETFSPILVSDDKAIVISDHKIHRDALWQYDIKSGAYDKLLYANDNYDVEGAIFNADRNEVIGAIYFEHYRKNHFFTDADTEIYNIVKNSFKQYQASIYSMSKDKKKILVAAQRDNSPPKFFWLDLANKSGGFWISQYPYLEGKPLASVQPFQFEASDGMSLHGYLTLPTTPMSNNKKPPLIIHPHGGPQSRDYQYFSPFVQYFASKGYAVLQVNFRGSTGFSNAYQTAGYQQWGKRMQDDIYEAIDWLAETELVDTNNSCIVGASYGGYVALTAAFQRPKQFKCIASIAGIGDLLELAKDKYRYESKRPFIDKTIGNPTDDKTIASLKATSAINYLKQIKAPILLIHGKHDTQVRFSQSDDFYDAAKDADLDIDFVEFANGTHYLDENENRIEAFKVVGEFLDKHL